From Vigna radiata var. radiata cultivar VC1973A unplaced genomic scaffold, Vradiata_ver6 scaffold_83, whole genome shotgun sequence:
ACATTAAGAAGTGTTGAATGTTATTACTAGCCAGAACTTAGGTTTTATATGGTGAAATAGATGCATGCAATAAATTAGTATACTACAAGAATTGCACGCAGTCCAGACCCCAGAATGCGAAATAGACCCAGCATATTTTTCATAACATGAGAAACGAAAGAGCCCACCCTACTATTTTTCGGTGAAATTTATTAGAAATCACAAAGTTTAGTGGATTCTAATTCATATTTAATGGTCTCATTCATGATTTTACAAATTCCAAAAAATTTTAACCAATGGCATAAAATGCATTAGAAATTCTGGATTATGGCAGGCATCCTCATATCATACAGACCACAGCTGTTGGATTTCTCTACAGATTATTTGTATATTCTTTCCTCAGAAATATTTGTGATTATAAGCATTGTTACTGTATTGCAAAACTACCTTTTCATCACAAGTAAAGCCATTGAAGATTAGCATTAAGTTTAGTACAGTCATAACCTTAGATATTGTCAAGGCAGGGCTCCATTGCTCCTTTAAGATATCGAGACAAATGCTACCATTGCTGTTGATATTTGGGTGAAAAACTTTTGTCCTGAATGCAACCTGCAAGAAACAAAGTAGACATACAGAAAAGGAAGGGTTAGAGCATTGAAAAAATGGAGCTTTATGTGAATTGGAGGTCACGTCTAAAGAGTAGTGAAGTTGAACATAAAAGTAAAGCCTTGGAAAAGCTGATTCCATTTTCCAAAAAACAGAAGAGTTGCCAACATATACTTTCTAAGcaaataattcaaatctaaattcTGAAATATCAAATAGAAAGAGTGAACCCAGATCACTGAATTAGAGAATTTATTCTGTTCTGTCTTTAAGGTGCAACCACACAATCTTCCTTCAAATGATTTAAAGGAAGATTTGAGTATAATCAGTTAGAGTAACGATACCAGCCCTCAGTGACAGAAACCACAGTAAATTTATTTGCATACATCACCACTCATGGTGAATCAGatgaataaattatgaattttatgattatcggtaaaacaataaaataaaaatgttgatatttttataaaatacaagCACATGgaaatttatgaaaatgtaAACTCTCTTCATTTTCTCGTCAAGAGTTACTATTTACACTTTACTCTCTAAAATACACCCTTTCACATGAAGGATCTGAAATTCTCTGGTGGTTAATGGTTTCTCTGAACCAAGAAAAACAGGCTCTTCTGTTGTATAGATATTCAGTAACCACCAGTTCCACAGTCATATCTTCTAATACCTCTCCCCAACTGCTCTAACCCCAAAATCTTGCCCTTGAAAGTTAATATGTAAACTCCTTCAGTCCCGTCACTATGTTATACAAAAAACAACATCCACGACTCCTAGTTGCATTCTCCAAATGGCGGCTACTTAAAACTTAGCACCTTCACAGCTTATAATTACAGAATTCATTATTTAGctagtttttttaactttttattagtcattgaaaattttgttttaacgaGGTAGCTCCATCTATACAGACTACAGGTAATTTTTAGAAACCTCAGCATGTGATAACAGCACATAAGCTGCTCTCCATTCAGgaaaactaatatttgtttcTAGCCCAAGCAAGCAAGCGCATATAGTAAACTTCTAggcataaaataaaactcaacaACCGAAAAAGTAGAATAGACCACTACATATAAAATAACAGCATTTCCATTAGTAAATGGTAAGGACTCATCAACCTTCCAAAAATGCCACCAGACTGTGATTTAGCACACACATCAGTCACTGCCAAAATTCAATATGTCAATAGTATAAACATCTCAGTCAAGGAACCCAACCCAAGTTACATTGTGACAagattttaacagcatagcgaAGGAAGcgtgcattgcatgtttgaaatcaaaacaaaaatgtatttaaaaaaatcataaaatctgTTCAACAAATGGTAGGAACAATCTAAAATTCAGGAAACATATAAAATGTATCAACATAAACGAAAAAAGTCCACTATTCTCTTAGCATAGATATAATAAATGCAGAATTGTTGAAGTTGTATTGAGCAGGACACCAAGGCAATACCTTGGGTGGCTTGAATGGATAATCAGGAGGAAAATGAATAGTGACTAGAAAAACACCCCCAGCATAAGGACTGTCAGGGGGTCCCATTATAGTTGCTTGCCAATGAAACATATCTTCTGCTACGGGACCTGGGAAGGTAATAATCATCAGAAATCAATAAACTtaacattaaatttgaaatatagaatcagaaaataatgtataatgtGTAACAGACTAAATAGTAGagcttaaataaaattttcaaatatatacagACTTTAAACTTACATCTGCTCGtttgataaatttattcttaatcttagataataatatatcaGTCACATATGATCATAAAATGAGAGTTATCTTCCAATGCATTCAACAACCAAAGCAGAGATAATCATAATAGTCTCTCCATCTATAAGTTATGATAGTTCTTGCAAATCCATAACTCAAGTGTCTCAGATTTTGGAGAAATTCTAACAGTCGCGGCGTTTGCACTTTAAATGCAGAATTAGCTTCAGTAAAAGGAACACAAAGgggatttaatttaaaatcgagACCTATAGATAAAAAACTTTAGAAACAACAAACTTACGAATCGTTCGTTATTAATTATGGCCCT
This genomic window contains:
- the LOC106754118 gene encoding ubiquitin-conjugating enzyme E2-17 kDa, with the translated sequence MASKRILKELKDLQKDPPTSCSAGPVAEDMFHWQATIMGPPDSPYAGGVFLVTIHFPPDYPFKPPKVAFRTKVFHPNINSNGSICLDILKEQWSPALTISKVLLSICSLLTDPNPDDPLVPEIAHMYKTDRSKYETTARSWTQKYAMG